One region of Dokdonia sp. 4H-3-7-5 genomic DNA includes:
- the rluF gene encoding 23S rRNA pseudouridine(2604) synthase RluF, giving the protein MEERKQTRINKYLSEVGYCSRRAADKLIEQGRVTINGRIPEMGTKISQGDEVHVNGELISAPTEKPVYIAFNKPVGIVCTTDTRVEKDNIIDYINYPSRIFPIGRLDKPSEGLIFLTNDGDIVNKILRARNNHEKEYEVWVDRPITPSFIQQMGNGVPILDTVTRTCHVEQLSRFSFKIILTQGLNRQIRRMCEALDYEVTRLKRNRIMNVSLDVEEGKWRYITEEEMKEIYVLVADSEKTQAEKDAEPKFKDLRSSRNR; this is encoded by the coding sequence ATGGAAGAAAGAAAACAAACACGCATAAATAAATATCTAAGTGAAGTGGGCTACTGCTCCCGCCGTGCTGCAGATAAATTGATTGAGCAAGGAAGAGTAACCATAAATGGTAGAATTCCAGAGATGGGAACAAAGATCTCGCAAGGTGACGAGGTTCACGTAAATGGCGAACTTATCTCTGCTCCTACAGAAAAGCCTGTTTATATCGCCTTTAACAAGCCTGTAGGTATCGTTTGCACGACAGATACACGCGTAGAAAAGGATAATATCATTGATTACATTAATTATCCTAGTCGCATATTTCCTATAGGAAGACTAGATAAACCTTCTGAAGGTCTTATCTTTTTAACTAATGACGGAGATATTGTAAATAAAATTTTACGCGCTCGTAACAATCACGAAAAAGAATACGAAGTGTGGGTAGATAGACCTATTACACCTTCTTTTATTCAACAGATGGGGAATGGCGTACCTATACTTGATACTGTAACACGTACCTGTCACGTAGAACAGTTAAGTAGATTTTCTTTTAAAATCATTCTTACTCAAGGACTCAATCGCCAGATACGCCGCATGTGTGAAGCACTTGATTATGAGGTTACACGTTTAAAGCGTAACAGGATTATGAATGTTTCACTAGACGTGGAGGAAGGAAAATGGCGCTATATAACAGAAGAGGAAATGAAAGAAATCTATGTACTTGTAGCAGATTCTGAGAAAACACAGGCAGAAAAAGATGCCGAACCAAAATTTAAAGATTTAAGAAGTTCTAGAAATAGATAA
- a CDS encoding DUF1456 family protein encodes MALTNNDIFKKLRVALQLRDDEIIEICKLVEFQVSKSELGAIFRNPDHPKFMECGDQFLRNFLNGLVIHKRGPMPPKKK; translated from the coding sequence ATGGCTCTTACAAACAACGATATCTTTAAAAAATTACGAGTAGCACTTCAATTGCGTGATGATGAAATCATTGAAATCTGTAAGCTCGTAGAATTTCAAGTATCTAAGAGCGAACTAGGGGCTATTTTTAGAAATCCTGACCATCCTAAGTTTATGGAGTGTGGCGATCAGTTTTTACGTAATTTCTTAAATGGTCTTGTGATACATAAGCGTGGACCGATGCCTCCTAAGAAGAAGTAG
- a CDS encoding rhomboid family intramembrane serine protease produces the protein MADLHPVTIAIILANVLFSMSGFNNYSMFEKYKFNIGAIRRGEQVRMVSSAFLHANTQHLLFNMLTLYFFANAVIYTIGVPKFLLVYLSSLLLGNILSYFLHKDEYHYSAVGASGAVMGVVYAGILLNPGLEIYFLPGWVFGVGYMIYSIYGMVKRNDNIGHDAHFGGAIAGYAIALISVPELLEVRLPIVLALAAPILVFFVLFKMGKI, from the coding sequence ATGGCGGATTTACATCCAGTTACAATTGCAATTATCTTAGCAAATGTTTTATTCTCTATGAGTGGTTTTAATAACTACTCTATGTTTGAAAAATACAAATTTAATATAGGTGCTATACGAAGAGGAGAGCAGGTGCGTATGGTATCTTCTGCCTTTTTACATGCAAACACGCAACATTTATTATTTAATATGCTCACGTTATATTTCTTTGCAAATGCTGTGATCTATACCATAGGTGTACCTAAGTTTTTACTGGTATATCTATCCAGTTTGCTCTTAGGTAATATTCTGTCTTATTTTCTACATAAAGATGAGTATCATTACTCTGCAGTAGGAGCTAGTGGAGCAGTAATGGGTGTTGTGTACGCTGGTATTCTACTTAATCCAGGACTAGAAATTTACTTTTTACCAGGTTGGGTGTTCGGAGTAGGATATATGATTTATTCCATTTATGGTATGGTAAAGCGCAATGACAATATAGGGCATGATGCCCATTTTGGTGGTGCTATTGCGGGTTATGCAATCGCGCTCATTTCGGTTCCAGAGCTCCTAGAAGTTAGATTACCTATTGTGCTTGCGCTTGCAGCACCCATTCTTGTTTTCTTTGTCTTATTTAAAATGGGAAAGATTTAA
- a CDS encoding acyl carrier protein phosphodiesterase: protein MNFLAHIYLTDGLPQETIGNFMADGIKGKKYLKYSYDIQKGILIHRWIDSYTDSHPIVKQSTKRLHEKYGHYSGVIVDILYDHFLAKNWKNYHDTPLDIYIADFYQLLEDNHHLLTSRIQKMMIPMMKQNWLLSYATMEGIGTVLYNMNIRTKRRVAMDKAIEDLAEHYEAFEDEFTRFFEELQAFVALKLKEL, encoded by the coding sequence ATGAACTTCCTTGCACACATTTACCTTACAGACGGATTACCACAAGAGACCATAGGCAACTTTATGGCAGATGGTATAAAAGGTAAAAAGTACCTCAAATACTCATATGATATCCAGAAAGGGATTTTAATACACCGCTGGATAGATAGTTATACAGACAGTCACCCTATTGTAAAACAAAGCACAAAGCGGCTTCACGAGAAATATGGACACTACTCTGGTGTGATAGTAGATATTCTATACGATCATTTTCTTGCCAAAAACTGGAAGAACTATCACGACACGCCTTTAGACATATACATCGCAGATTTTTATCAATTACTTGAGGATAATCACCATCTGCTCACGAGCCGAATTCAGAAAATGATGATCCCTATGATGAAACAAAACTGGTTACTCAGTTATGCGACTATGGAAGGAATAGGCACAGTGCTCTATAATATGAATATACGCACAAAGCGCCGCGTAGCGATGGATAAGGCTATAGAAGACCTAGCAGAACATTATGAAGCCTTTGAAGATGAGTTTACACGGTTTTTTGAGGAGCTGCAGGCATTTGTTGCATTAAAACTTAAAGAACTATAA
- a CDS encoding SIMPL domain-containing protein, with the protein MKYLTAILLFTVMSLTAQTNTMEPLVNVTGEGIVKVIPDGVVIKVRVETQGKEAQQVKAENDQSIDKVIKFLRSQGIDNKYVQTEYINLNKNYDYNSKMYNYNANQTLTIQLKELKMYEGVMTGLLNSGINRIDNVQFTSSKMDALKADARIAAIKDAKEKATAYAEALGQTIGKAVQISEQGTSSPQPPMYKARMMSMEMDNSGGETIAPGELIITTKIAVSFKLN; encoded by the coding sequence ATGAAATATCTAACAGCAATATTATTATTTACGGTAATGAGTCTAACTGCACAAACTAATACTATGGAGCCACTTGTAAATGTCACAGGAGAAGGAATTGTAAAAGTAATTCCAGATGGCGTGGTGATAAAAGTTCGTGTAGAAACTCAAGGAAAGGAAGCGCAACAAGTAAAGGCAGAAAATGATCAGTCTATAGACAAGGTGATTAAGTTTTTACGTTCTCAAGGAATTGACAATAAGTATGTACAAACAGAATACATTAATCTTAATAAAAATTACGATTATAACAGCAAGATGTATAATTATAACGCAAACCAAACGCTCACTATACAGCTCAAAGAATTAAAAATGTATGAAGGTGTAATGACTGGACTTCTTAATTCTGGTATTAATCGTATTGACAATGTACAATTCACATCGTCTAAGATGGATGCTTTAAAGGCAGACGCTCGTATAGCAGCAATAAAGGATGCAAAAGAAAAAGCAACAGCATATGCAGAAGCGCTCGGACAGACTATAGGTAAGGCGGTACAAATAAGTGAGCAAGGCACTTCTTCACCACAGCCACCTATGTATAAAGCAAGAATGATGTCTATGGAAATGGACAACTCAGGAGGAGAAACTATTGCACCTGGTGAGCTTATTATCACAACTAAAATAGCGGTGAGCTTTAAATTAAACTAA
- a CDS encoding AI-2E family transporter produces the protein MKPLKAKIISIGILRAIGVVVGVLMVLWLLYTIQSVIVYLAVAAVLSLVGRPIVKFLRYSLKFSPTWASVVTILLLIMIIMGVLALFIPVVIDQSQHLSQINFDDVKVNINRLYGEIAAYFGINKMTIIQGVQQADFVKNFDFGIIPTFLNSILGNLGAAGIGIFAIIFITFFFLKDNRLLINSLLVFARRGNEGKFLRVFEKIKYLLSRYFIGLIIQVFTMFVLYAIILLSFGIDNALAIALFCAVLNLVPYIGPLVGGGVMLLLVTSSNINMDFRTVILPKLFWIFICYGAAQMVDNFIIQPFVFGNSVKSHPLEIFLAIIIAGLLFGVFGMILAVPVYTALKVISKEFLSEYKIVQKLTQDL, from the coding sequence ATGAAACCACTCAAAGCAAAAATAATAAGCATAGGTATATTACGAGCAATAGGCGTTGTAGTAGGCGTTCTCATGGTACTATGGTTGCTATATACCATTCAAAGTGTAATCGTTTATCTTGCCGTAGCTGCGGTATTGTCACTAGTAGGAAGACCTATTGTGAAGTTTTTACGGTATTCACTTAAATTTAGCCCCACTTGGGCATCCGTAGTGACCATTCTCCTACTCATCATGATTATTATGGGAGTGCTCGCCTTGTTTATACCAGTGGTGATTGATCAGAGTCAGCATCTTAGTCAGATTAATTTTGATGATGTAAAGGTGAATATTAATCGATTGTACGGAGAGATTGCCGCCTACTTTGGTATTAATAAAATGACCATCATACAAGGTGTACAACAAGCCGATTTTGTAAAGAATTTTGATTTTGGAATTATCCCAACCTTTCTAAATAGTATTCTAGGAAATCTAGGAGCTGCGGGTATAGGGATTTTTGCTATTATTTTTATCACTTTTTTCTTTTTGAAAGACAATAGACTTCTAATAAATAGCTTGTTAGTATTTGCCAGGAGAGGTAATGAAGGTAAATTTTTACGTGTTTTTGAAAAGATTAAATACTTGCTATCTCGCTATTTCATAGGACTCATCATACAGGTGTTTACAATGTTTGTACTTTATGCGATTATCTTGCTTTCCTTTGGGATAGACAATGCACTTGCAATTGCATTATTTTGTGCGGTATTAAACCTAGTTCCTTATATCGGTCCGCTGGTAGGTGGAGGTGTCATGTTATTACTTGTGACATCTAGTAATATCAATATGGATTTTAGAACTGTGATATTACCTAAGCTGTTTTGGATTTTTATATGCTATGGAGCTGCACAAATGGTAGATAATTTTATCATACAACCATTCGTTTTTGGAAATAGTGTAAAATCACATCCCCTAGAGATATTTCTTGCAATCATTATTGCAGGATTACTATTTGGGGTATTCGGGATGATTCTTGCCGTACCTGTATATACTGCACTTAAAGTGATTTCTAAGGAATTTTTAAGTGAATACAAAATTGTTCAAAAACTTACACAAGATTTGTAA
- a CDS encoding aminotransferase class V-fold PLP-dependent enzyme, translated as MKTLNPIKSSGKLENYFTRFRENIVGVDQFFTSPYGTQRLLYTDWTASGRLYGPIEDKMTRDFGPYVANTHTETTVSGTAMTMSYHKAKDIIKEHVHANQDDVLIVGGNGMTGMINKFQRILGLKVPENIKKFVTVPEEIKPIVFISHMEHHSNQTTWLETTAKVVVVPAKEDGLFCIEMFENELLKYENHPFKIASITACSNVTGIQTPYHDVARLMHAHGGLCFVDFACSAPYVNIDMHPANPEERLDAIFFSPHKFLGGPGSSGVLIFNKGLYKNVVPDNPGGGTVSWTNPWGEHKYIDNIEEREDGGTPGFLQTIRTALSIKLKEEMGVDNIVSREHELIDIIWKELNEVPDINILASNHKDRLGVISFYISDLHFNLAVKMLNDRFGVQTRGGCSCAGTYGHYLLNVDQKTSNSLTCEIDAGNLIHKPGWIRMSIHPTLTNEEVLYACSAIKELALNHKEWSEDYRYQTHSNEYLHKDDAATSKSRSEAIDQWFEF; from the coding sequence ATGAAAACATTAAATCCTATTAAGTCTAGCGGTAAACTAGAGAATTACTTTACACGCTTTCGCGAAAACATTGTAGGCGTAGATCAATTCTTTACTTCACCTTATGGCACCCAGCGATTACTATATACAGATTGGACAGCCTCTGGGAGACTGTATGGACCTATAGAAGATAAAATGACACGTGATTTTGGTCCCTATGTGGCAAATACACATACGGAGACTACTGTCTCTGGTACTGCGATGACCATGAGTTACCACAAAGCCAAGGATATCATTAAAGAGCATGTTCATGCAAATCAAGATGATGTTCTCATTGTAGGAGGTAACGGAATGACGGGAATGATCAATAAATTCCAACGAATACTAGGATTAAAAGTTCCTGAGAATATAAAAAAGTTTGTAACCGTACCAGAGGAGATAAAACCTATTGTTTTTATCTCTCATATGGAGCATCATAGTAACCAAACTACGTGGTTAGAAACTACAGCTAAGGTTGTAGTAGTGCCTGCAAAGGAGGATGGACTTTTTTGTATAGAAATGTTTGAAAACGAACTTCTTAAATATGAGAATCATCCGTTTAAAATTGCTTCTATAACAGCGTGTAGCAATGTAACAGGTATCCAAACTCCGTATCATGATGTAGCAAGATTAATGCACGCGCATGGCGGACTGTGTTTTGTAGATTTTGCTTGCAGCGCGCCCTATGTTAATATAGATATGCATCCTGCAAATCCCGAAGAACGATTAGATGCGATTTTCTTTTCGCCACACAAATTTTTAGGAGGTCCTGGATCTTCAGGTGTATTGATTTTTAATAAAGGATTATATAAAAACGTCGTACCAGATAACCCAGGCGGAGGTACTGTTTCTTGGACAAATCCTTGGGGAGAACACAAGTATATAGACAACATAGAAGAACGTGAAGATGGCGGTACACCAGGTTTTTTACAAACCATACGTACAGCTCTGTCTATAAAGCTCAAAGAAGAGATGGGCGTTGATAATATTGTGAGCCGTGAGCACGAGCTTATAGATATTATCTGGAAAGAACTCAATGAAGTACCGGATATTAATATTTTGGCTAGTAATCACAAAGACAGGTTGGGAGTAATCTCATTTTACATAAGTGATTTACACTTTAACCTTGCTGTAAAAATGCTTAATGATCGTTTTGGAGTTCAAACGCGCGGTGGATGTAGTTGTGCAGGTACTTACGGTCATTATTTACTCAACGTAGATCAAAAAACATCTAATTCACTTACCTGCGAGATCGACGCTGGTAATTTAATTCACAAACCAGGTTGGATTAGAATGTCTATACATCCTACACTCACTAACGAAGAGGTTTTATATGCTTGTAGTGCCATTAAAGAACTTGCATTAAATCATAAAGAATGGTCAGAAGATTATCGTTATCAGACGCACTCAAATGAGTATTTACACAAGGATGACGCTGCTACGTCAAAGAGTAGAAGCGAAGCGATAGACCAGTGGTTTGAGTTTTAA
- a CDS encoding class I SAM-dependent methyltransferase — translation MNTMLLKPEVLDYLKLHEQTPLHSFILKGSPFKEISVQELAQQLEGKRKAKGKLPLWHETDGILFPPKINLEQTSSQATARYKASLMEGNHIVDGTGGFGIDAFYFAQIAKHVTHIEMNGELSAFAKNNAQTLQQSNIDFIVGDSIEFFSKTEQKFDTIFLDPGRRTDAKGKVFMLKDCLPNVPLYKNLLLSKCDSLWIKTAPLLDISAGLEELQHVAEMHIVALKNEVKEILWKLSPKKMSMPQVTVVNLDTEDPTLTFDYTAIFESTPTYAAPQTYLYEPNAALMKSGAFHWACDYFEVDKLHEHSHLYTSAELKEFAGRRFEILEVLPYSKKVAKELQINKANITTRNFPMKVEDIRKKLKIKDGGSVYLFFTTLQDGALVVIKCNKANL, via the coding sequence ATGAACACGATGCTTTTAAAGCCAGAAGTGCTTGATTATTTGAAGCTTCATGAGCAAACACCACTACACTCATTCATTCTCAAAGGTAGTCCGTTCAAAGAAATAAGCGTTCAAGAACTAGCGCAACAGCTAGAAGGCAAACGTAAAGCAAAGGGTAAATTACCGCTATGGCATGAAACAGATGGGATTTTATTTCCACCTAAAATTAACCTAGAGCAAACCTCTTCACAAGCTACAGCTCGTTACAAAGCGAGTCTTATGGAAGGTAACCATATTGTTGATGGAACTGGTGGGTTTGGTATTGATGCATTTTACTTTGCTCAAATAGCAAAGCATGTTACGCACATTGAAATGAATGGTGAGCTTTCCGCTTTCGCGAAAAATAATGCGCAAACACTACAGCAATCTAATATTGATTTTATAGTAGGTGATTCCATAGAATTCTTTTCTAAAACTGAGCAGAAGTTCGATACCATTTTCTTAGACCCTGGAAGACGTACAGACGCAAAGGGAAAAGTATTTATGCTTAAAGACTGCCTACCTAATGTTCCTTTATATAAAAATCTATTACTCTCTAAGTGTGATAGCTTATGGATTAAAACTGCGCCATTATTAGATATATCTGCAGGACTAGAAGAACTACAACATGTTGCCGAAATGCATATTGTTGCACTTAAAAACGAGGTAAAAGAAATACTGTGGAAGCTATCGCCTAAGAAAATGAGTATGCCTCAAGTTACCGTCGTTAACTTAGATACCGAAGATCCTACACTTACATTTGATTATACCGCAATTTTTGAGTCTACTCCCACATATGCAGCGCCTCAAACATATCTATATGAGCCCAATGCTGCACTTATGAAAAGCGGAGCTTTTCATTGGGCTTGTGATTATTTTGAAGTAGATAAACTACATGAGCACTCACATCTCTACACATCGGCAGAGTTAAAAGAATTTGCTGGAAGACGCTTTGAAATTTTAGAGGTACTACCCTACTCAAAGAAAGTAGCAAAAGAATTGCAAATCAATAAGGCAAATATCACTACCCGTAATTTTCCTATGAAGGTAGAAGATATACGCAAGAAGCTTAAGATTAAAGATGGAGGTTCTGTTTACTTATTTTTTACAACGCTTCAAGATGGAGCACTTGTGGTCATAAAATGTAACAAAGCCAACTTGTAG
- a CDS encoding lysophospholipid acyltransferase family protein, with translation MKVVVFWLFYPLLWLLSVLPFRALYIVSDCCYFLVYHVIGYRKKTVRYNLRLTFPNKSNDELKTIEKEFYSHFCDMFLEMIKSMNIKKEDLLERYQFTNKELITQYDKDGLSTCLMMGHYASYEWIFALQLSMENPGYAVYKKIKHKQFDDLIRKIRGRWNTFMIDSKETVRYIQRLESDNKIGTYGFVADQTPRYHKAHFWTDFLGHEVPFFTGVERIAKEFSLPVIYFGTEKMSRGHYRGTFELLTPNASATGEGEVTNAFAKALEKQILARPEYYLWTHKRFKLLGKKEEILSKIKKA, from the coding sequence ATGAAAGTAGTTGTTTTCTGGTTATTCTATCCCCTTTTATGGTTACTCTCTGTACTTCCTTTTAGAGCTTTATACATCGTTTCAGATTGTTGTTACTTTCTTGTTTATCATGTCATAGGTTACCGTAAGAAAACGGTGAGATATAACTTAAGACTTACTTTCCCAAACAAGTCTAATGATGAGCTTAAGACTATTGAAAAAGAGTTTTATAGCCATTTTTGCGATATGTTTCTAGAGATGATCAAGTCTATGAATATTAAGAAAGAAGATCTCTTAGAACGTTACCAGTTTACAAACAAGGAACTCATTACTCAGTATGATAAAGATGGTTTGAGCACTTGCCTGATGATGGGACATTATGCTAGTTATGAGTGGATTTTTGCCCTACAGCTTTCCATGGAAAATCCTGGTTATGCTGTATATAAAAAGATCAAGCATAAACAATTTGATGATCTTATAAGAAAGATACGTGGCCGCTGGAATACCTTTATGATTGACTCAAAAGAAACTGTGCGCTATATACAACGACTAGAGAGTGACAATAAAATAGGTACTTATGGCTTTGTTGCAGATCAAACACCTCGGTATCATAAAGCACATTTCTGGACAGACTTTTTAGGTCATGAAGTACCTTTTTTTACTGGTGTTGAACGTATTGCCAAAGAATTTTCTCTACCCGTGATATATTTTGGGACAGAAAAAATGAGCAGAGGTCATTATAGAGGAACATTTGAGTTACTAACTCCTAATGCTTCAGCAACTGGTGAAGGTGAGGTTACTAACGCTTTCGCGAAAGCGCTAGAAAAACAAATTCTTGCACGTCCAGAATACTACTTATGGACACATAAGCGTTTTAAACTTCTAGGTAAAAAGGAAGAAATACTTTCAAAAATAAAGAAGGCCTAA
- a CDS encoding cold-shock protein, with product MHKGTVKFFNDTKGFGFINEEEANQEHFVHVTGLIDEVREGDAVEFELKEGKKGLNAVNVRVID from the coding sequence ATGCACAAAGGAACAGTAAAATTCTTCAACGACACTAAAGGTTTTGGATTTATCAATGAAGAAGAAGCAAACCAAGAGCACTTCGTACACGTAACAGGACTTATCGACGAGGTAAGAGAAGGTGACGCTGTTGAGTTTGAATTAAAAGAAGGTAAAAAAGGATTAAATGCAGTAAACGTCAGAGTAATTGACTAA
- the glmM gene encoding phosphoglucosamine mutase, protein MTLIKSISGIRGTIGGRTGDNLTPVDAVKFAAAYGAWLKNDRNKETYRVVVGRDARISGSMIQELVMNTLIGMGIHIIDLGLSTTPTVEIAVPMEHADGGIILTASHNPKQWNALKLLNSKGEFLNGVEGEKILKYAENEDFTFAEVDDLGAITKNDAYIDLHIEEVKALELVDVDTIKAAKFKVVVDGVNSTGGIAIPRLLEELGVEAVKLYCTPNGEFPHNPEPLKEHLGDICKMVVDERADFGVVVDPDVDRLAFIDEKGEMFGEEYTLVACADYVLGETKGNTVSNLSSSRALRDITRKHGGEYFASAVGEVNVVQTMKDQHAVIGGEGNGGIIYPASHYGRDSLVGTALFLTHLAKLKITVSELKASYPPYFMSKQKIQLTPELDVDALLEKMAAKYANEDVSTVDGVKVDFENHWVHLRKSNTEPIIRIYTEASTQENADQIANDMIAIIKEVAGL, encoded by the coding sequence ATGACACTAATAAAATCCATTTCAGGAATACGCGGAACTATAGGAGGACGCACAGGAGATAACTTAACACCAGTAGATGCGGTTAAATTTGCTGCAGCATATGGGGCCTGGCTCAAGAATGACCGTAACAAAGAAACCTATAGAGTAGTAGTAGGGCGTGATGCTCGTATCTCTGGATCTATGATACAAGAACTTGTGATGAATACCTTAATAGGAATGGGGATTCATATTATAGATTTAGGACTTTCTACCACGCCTACCGTAGAAATCGCGGTACCTATGGAACATGCAGACGGTGGAATCATACTCACGGCTTCTCACAATCCAAAACAGTGGAATGCTTTAAAGTTATTAAATAGCAAAGGAGAATTTTTAAACGGAGTAGAGGGAGAGAAGATCCTTAAGTATGCAGAAAATGAAGACTTCACCTTTGCCGAAGTAGATGATCTAGGTGCCATCACAAAAAATGATGCTTACATCGATTTACATATAGAAGAAGTAAAGGCGCTAGAACTTGTAGATGTAGATACTATTAAGGCTGCCAAATTTAAAGTCGTAGTAGATGGTGTAAACTCTACCGGAGGTATCGCAATACCAAGACTCCTTGAAGAATTAGGAGTGGAGGCAGTAAAATTATATTGCACGCCTAATGGTGAATTCCCACACAATCCTGAGCCACTTAAAGAACACTTAGGTGACATCTGTAAAATGGTAGTAGATGAGCGTGCAGATTTTGGTGTCGTAGTAGATCCAGATGTAGATCGTCTTGCTTTTATAGATGAGAAGGGTGAAATGTTTGGAGAAGAGTACACGCTTGTTGCTTGTGCAGATTACGTACTAGGAGAGACTAAAGGAAATACGGTTTCAAATTTATCTTCTTCGCGTGCCTTACGTGATATCACTAGAAAGCATGGCGGAGAATACTTTGCAAGTGCTGTAGGAGAGGTAAACGTAGTGCAAACTATGAAAGACCAACACGCTGTAATAGGTGGAGAAGGAAATGGTGGAATCATCTATCCAGCTTCGCATTACGGTCGTGATAGCCTAGTGGGAACTGCATTATTTTTAACGCACCTTGCAAAACTGAAGATAACTGTGAGCGAACTTAAAGCTAGTTATCCTCCATATTTTATGAGTAAGCAAAAAATCCAACTCACACCAGAGCTTGATGTAGATGCTTTGCTAGAAAAAATGGCTGCTAAATATGCTAATGAAGATGTATCAACGGTAGACGGTGTAAAAGTAGATTTTGAAAACCACTGGGTACATTTACGTAAATCAAATACAGAGCCTATAATTCGTATTTATACAGAAGCAAGCACGCAAGAAAATGCAGATCAAATCGCAAATGATATGATTGCTATTATAAAGGAGGTTGCAGGCTTGTAA